Below is a window of Lepidochelys kempii isolate rLepKem1 chromosome 14, rLepKem1.hap2, whole genome shotgun sequence DNA.
GCAGAGGAATGATTCGGCTCTCTGGGGAACGTGGATATCAAATGGAAATTTCGCTCCCCTCTGGATTCCCCTGAATTTTTCAGACATGACATCCCCTTTTAATTGGACATGTCGTGCTGCCCCTTTTGGAACCAAAGCCAAATGTACCCTAATTAAACCTCTTTCACCCCCTACTCCTCCACTTCCTTCCAAAAATTTTGTGACACTTCCATCTCCATGGTGGTCTACCCCACCCAGAGACCTGTGGTTCTTAATTCAACTGGTTTACAAATGACTATCACTCTGTTCCCCACTCACTGGTATCTCAGTAGTACATTTGCTAACTGTTCTCAGTTTACCAAAGTAGGTGAAAGAATGCTTCTATGGGTAATTTCAAACTCGTTTGAATTGGATGGATGGGAATTAAACAAGAACGTCCAAAAACTACCTCTGGGAAGGTTGAAACTCGTGGGAAGCTGACTCAGCAGCTCAAATCCAACTTTTGGAACATGCCCTTGGGCTACTGGACAGTGGGGGGATTATTACAGGGGATTATTACAGGGATCTGTGTTTAGCTCAACCAACCAGTTGCTGGGAAATGTTATTCTAACCCTTGAGAATATTACGGAATCCCTTATGAGTGAACTGGTAACACTGTAAAGACTATTTTGTGGGGAGAAGCATGTAGCCAGGTTCAACAAACCCTCACCAATCATCTTGTATACCTCTTGCAGGATGCCCACCGGGGTTTATGGCCATCTGGATTAGAGGGTACCAATGTAGCAGATCAATTAAAGGTGTATTGGCCCTTTAGAGCCACCTGGGAGATCATTTTAGGGGCCTGTACACTAAGCCAGTATACCCTTACTGTCAAGGGAGTGGCTGAAAGAGACTGGACCTCAGCCACCCTTTTACagccagggtttgggggtgggtgcAAATGGAAATGATCCCAAGCACTCGTTTGGTaagtagtaataacaaataaTGACACACAGTTtctaataaaaggagtacttgtggcaccttagagactaaccaatttatttgagcatgagctttcgtgagctacagctcacttcatcggatgcataccgtggaaactgcagcagatattatatacacacagagatcatgaaacaatacctcctcccaccccactgtcctgctggtaatagcttatctaaagtgatcatcaagttgggccatttccagcacaaatccaggttttctcaccctccacccccctacacacaaactcactctcctgctggtaatagcccatccaaagtgacaactctcttcacaatgtgcctgataatcaaggtgggccatttcctgcacaaatccaggttctctcaccccctcaccccactccaaaaaccacacacacaaactcactatcctgctggtaatagctcatccaaagtgaccactctccctacaatgtgcatgataatcaaggtgggccatttcctgcacaaatccaggttttctcaccccccccatccccatacacacacaaactcactctcctgctggcaatagctcatccaaactgaccactctccaagtttaaatccaagtttaaccagaacgtctggggggggagggtaggaaaaaacaagaggacacaggctaccttgcataatgacttagccactcccagtctctatttaagcctaaattaatagtatccaatttgcaaatgaattccaattcagcagtttcttgctggagtctggatttgaagttttttttgttttaagatagcgaccttcatgtctgtgattgcgtgaccagagagattgaagtgttctccgactggtttatgaatgttataattcttgacatctgatttgtgtccatttattcttttacgtagagactgtccagtttgaccaatgtaaatggcagaggggcattgctggcacatgatggcatatatcacattggtggatgtgcaggtgaacgagcctctgatagtgtggctgatgttattaggccctgtgatggtgtcccctgaatagatatgtgggcacagttggcaacgggctttgttgcaaggataagttcctgggttagtggttctgttgtgtggtatgtggttgttggtgagtatttgcttcaggttgcagggctgtcttgtaggcaaggactggcctgtctcccaagatttgtgagagtgttgggtcatccttcaggataggttgtagatccttaaaaatgcgttggaggggttttagttgggggctgaaggtgacggctagtggcgttctgttattttctttgttaggcctgtcctgtagtaggtaacttctgggaactcttctggctctatcaatctgtttcttcacttccgcaggtgggtattgtagttgtaagaaagcttgacagagatcttgtgggtgtttgtctctgtctgaggggttggagcaaatgcagttgtatcgcagagcttggctgtagacgatggatcgtgtggtgtggtcagggtgaaagctggaggcatgtaggtaggaatagtggtcagtaggtttccggtatatgTTTCTAATGGGATCAGAAGTCTGCTACCCACAGATGGCTCTTGCCTGGGTGGGACACAGAAATACCCAGAAGGGGTGGCCACAGGAACCACTGCCCCTGCAGTGTTCCGAACTGGTACCCCCTCAGCATTGGGTGGAACAGGGAAATAAAATTTTCCGGGAGGGATCAGCCATACTTAATGGCCAGGTTCTGGAGGGCTGAAGGTGTGTGGAGCGGGTAGGATTTAGACCAGGAAATTTTTCCTTGCAGCTGGGAAACTCCACCAATCAGATCCGTATACGAGCTATGCATCGGCTTGGTGTAACCGGACACCCAACAGTACCTACTAATTGGACTATGGTGGTACCGGAACCCACCTGGATAAACTGGGACCATGTGATACACCTACTCCAAGAGCTCCAGGTAGAGCATCGCCAAACGCTGATTTTGGAAGCCAAGGCCCTTCAAGGAACGAATGTCTTCCAACTGGCTACTGAACTGCCTGCTGATTGTGCTTCGACTGATATTGCCTGTGCGCTTTGGACAGGCCTAATGGACACTCATTCACCTCTTGGTTGTATTACTCATGTTGTAGGAATGTTATTCCTATTAATTGTAATATTGATCATATTCATGGGGTGTTTGAAATTATGCGCTGCCTTAGCCTCTTCCTGAAAGCCACATTTGTAAATTCAGTAGCTTATCCCTTTAtgacctgccttctctctctcctcgCAGCATGATCAGTGGACCAAGGTATCAGGCTAGCTGGAGCCAGGCCTCCAGCCTGAATGCCCCGCTGTTCAGTGTGCGAGATGGAGGGGCGCCTGGGCCCTTCTTTGAAGAGAGTGGGGGAGTGTTGGGATATTTTAGGGTTAAGTATAACAATAAGCTGCTAATGTGCTGAAATGGTATAGGGGACAAAGGCATATGTAGGCAATATTTGTGTGTCTAATACATAAGTTACAGATTCTTCAGTATTACTTTGTCTAATACATAAGTTGCAGAATCTTTAATATTTCTTTGTCTGAAATATAAGTTGCCAGATTCTTCCGGTCTCTGTTGCTCATAAAGACTGATAAGGATGCAGCTGCAGGAGAAATGCCCTTTGTGTAAAAGAAGGTAAAAGGAATGTTATCTCCCTGTCCCTCcctttcccagctacataaacAAGCTCTAGCTTAgggcccctttcccctcctcccctgacaACAGCTGATGAGGGAGATTTATGGCAACAAATTGTTGCAAAGAAATGTATCCTCAAGGTAAATGTAAAGTGTAATGCTATGACTAATGGATAGTGGTGGGTTTACTAACAGTGGGTGTTTCTATTACTTAATAAGGGGTTTTGGGATGTAACGGATGTAGGCATCTACGTACTAATCTAAATAAAAAGCATGTGTTGTAATCAATTCGGTGCTTACTGGACATTTGGGTCCAGGGGAACAAGTATCACAGTAAAGAAGCTTGTACTTATATCCGCCTCAGTGTCAACCTGCTCCTTTTTCTTCTAACAGCTGCTACTGTGTCTTGTCTGGTACAGCTCACCAAATGGCATAAACCAGCTGTGAGGGTGACCTACACTGTGAAGGAGCAGTACCATAAAATCTATCAGTATGGCTCATTAATGTGTCCCGTTACTGACTACAACTTCTGTTTTACACCCCTAGAAAAAAAACTGTCATAGGTGTGAAAGAAAACAAACTCCACTCTCAGGTTGGAAGCAACAAAATCAGAGACAGCTTTATTCGAGCAAATGCAAGGGAAGAATACAGCTGGCAGAgagcatctctgcctcagtttctccaaagTGCAAGCAAAATCACACAAGCATTTATACCTCTTTGTGATGTGCATTACTTAAAAATATCTGCATTTTATTTAGGCTGTTTACTATCTAATTCAGTATTTTCTCACTTTCTCTTCTCAACACATCATTATCTCAAGCCTCGGTCACACTGACTATTCTGCTGTTTCCTACTCACTTCTGACGTGAGCCCTGCTTCTACAGGTCTCACGATATTGGGCTAAGACTTAGCTTAACAGTTGTTCTGTCTCTGACACTTAAATGGCTGCACTTAAaccctctctttctttccctgcttCCACACAGTTATTACTCCTGGCTCAGTCTGGGCTAATGAGACCACCATTAACAATGCTCCTGAAGAGATGGACCTTGACATATATATATACCCAAGTTCAGGGTCAACATAAATCCTTTAACTCCAAACCTTAAGAAGTTACTAAATAGGAAGTATACTCATGTGATCCAAATCAGTATCAGTATGGCCCAGTCCAAGGAAAAGCTAACAGGATGATCTAGTTCATGATAACAGTCCATAATTCATACTAGGTTAGAGGCAGGATTTAAGGGTTTTCAACTAATTATATTAGTTGTATTTGTTCTGTTTTGTGACTCATAGTTTTTAATGCACAACTATAAATCTCATCTTGAAGCACTATCTGCAGCTACATATATGAATGTTTCCAGTGGAGGTTAAGCAGATAAGGTACTACCATAACTAATGATTATGGTAGCAAATGGGGGAAATATTGCCACATGGACCTAAAGGTTAAGCATTGCTCATGGCTGTGCTAAACAATTGACAAACAAGACTCCCATGAATCTTTGCAATGCTAGGATAAGAGAGACAATAAAGAATTGTTAGCAAGCAGATTGTACATGGTTTATAGAGCGGAAAATATATCTAAAAGTCATGACCTATTTTTGAAGCTGTTTTATGCTTTATGATTGGCTGTACTTTGTGACTAACAAGTTATAATCAAAACCAAAGATGTAAGTCTTGCCAAAGCATAGAATGTTCCAACCGCAATGGGCAAAATAAGTGTTATTATCTCCACTGGCCAAAGCTGTAGTCACCTTTTGTCCTCTGTAAATTGGGAGGTGTATTAGGGCATAATGGAACACATGCTGTCTAGATGATTGGCTCCTCAGTAGACATGTAATGGTGATTGGACTAGCAGTGTGCTCAGGACTGATTTTTAGGCCTGACCCGGACCTGGACCCAACCCCGATCCAAGCCCACCCAAATGACCCAGTCGAGACATTTTCTGACTCAAGTCCACCCTTCCTCCCAAACCAAAGTCAGTGCTGCTGCCACCTTCGGTCCATTGGGCCGGTTCTCCTCCTTCTGCCCCTGGAGTCAGCGTGGCCACTGAATAGCGTGGCCCATCTTTGGTGGGGGACAATAGCAGGTTCTTTCCTGCCCCGTGGTTTCGAAGATGGGTCAGATCACACACTAGAAAGGGGTCTATTTTTCTTCTCATGCCCCAAATAAAATAAGTGAATGGCATAAGTCCCATTAGTTTGAATGGAAGCATGATCAAGCCCTGAGTCATGTAGTTAACATACACAGTGTGGGCAAGGCAGTGGGACATTCCCACTACATCAgccctgcccagagcctcccccgtGAGCAGGAGGGACCCTTCTAAGGGATGAGAGAGGAGCCCAGCCGCAAATCTATAAGGGGACTCATGGGCTGCAATGGCTGAGCATCACAGCGACTAACTTCCAGGTGCCTAGGAAATCATTGTGGAATAATGGGATTCACAAAGAGTGAGTTAGGACTCCTGGCTCATACAATGAACTGGGAGAGACAGGCCCCTAAGAATAGGACCCACAAAAGCCAGAGTGAttcctaaactagccaatgggagatgctgacaagaggggtgtgtgctaagccctgcccctttcaGGCACGTCACAACcaaagtccaggctgcagggacacCCCTATCTCTGTTTGAGGTCTAGAGCCGGGAACGCCTCTCCTGGAGTCAGCTaccttaggcacctaagccattTCCTCCCAGAAGGAATCAGGCCAGGGGAAGCCTCCCTCTTCACCTTTagcctgtggttagggcactccctgggatgtgggagagcccAATTCAattcccctctgcctgatgaggagatgggatttgaacagggctctGCCACCCCTTAGCTGGGTGGCTTAACCACGGGACTAGAGGTGACTCTGACATACTGGTCTCTGCAGCTGGGCTGTGTGCAGCTGACTTTGCATTTCACTGCCAAGGAGAAGAAGATGTGACCACGTCCGTTCTCTGAGGGCTTCCAGGACTCAATCCCTGGAGCCCTGTCCAGCTCAGACCCAGGCTTCCCTGCCCTGTGCATGTCTGCAGTGTTGGCAAACAAGCGGGAGAGCAAAAACGTAGAAGCAGCAAGGCTGAGTGGGCTGAACTcagtggctggaggcaggaatcCCTAGGTGCTAACCACATTCATGTGGAGAAGAGACACATTTTTTCCTACGCATTGAGTTCTTGCAAGCTCCCTCAGCACAAAGGGATCGCTGAACACCACAATATTCTCATGGAAAAATTTGATTTTGTGAGCAAGAATTTTACATTGGAAAATCGTTCCAGTGGAAAATTCCCTACCAGCTCTACCCAGAAGACATGGAGAGTCTATGGACTCCAGTGGAAACAAGACTGGGACATTGCTGGGATATAGCATCGAGGCTTACTCAAGCTGAAAGAAGAAACATTCCCCTTAGCAGGATTGTGTCCACATGACAGAAAAGCAGAGATGGACCCAAACCAAGACTCTAAACCATGTTGGGATCCCAGATTCCTCAAAGTTCAAGAGAGGAGCTTTGGAATCTGAGATCCTGGATTTGCCCTGTCACTACAAAACCCATCACTAGCTGGATGGGCAGACAATGTCCCCATTGCTGGTTGGCACAATCTCTGTGGAGATGCAGGTCATGAATGGgtcctggagactgaactcccaCTTGCACCATCCAGATGGACATCACAGGTCAGATCTGGCTTATTGATCCTTCAGAAGACTGCACAGTTGGAGACCATTAGCAACAGCTCAGATGGGTGGAAatcatgaaatcaatgggacttaggcacattTGAGGGTCCCAGTAGGCACCTTTCTgaatatttaggtgcctaaatacctttaacacTTGGCATTTAGGCACTTTTCAACATTTCACTCTTCGTCTCCTCTGTTGTCCAGTGGAGGTTTATATCAGAATGTGTCATCATTCCCCAGGACACTTTAttgtagcattcatgcaaggttcatgcacttggcaacattcagggcacaccgggagtgttgtgtaggagcagtgcacacacggctcctctcaagggcatgaaccttggaatctcgcccagatgacatgaaccgtgggaagcctcccaggactgggctcaaggcccgagagcaaggaacgcggtagatagatattggtaaataagaatattatacaaagccagtgtattccttttatctgttggagtatgtaatgcacggggggagagagagaaataaaagagagggtgaaaAGCTGACAGGTGGACCAgcccatcagcagaccagcctgcttgcttgcttaaagccttgttctgtcttgtatttgaaccgcaacactTTATCAGGCACAATCTCTTCCCATTCCATGTCCCaatgggtggtgggtataataggccaggggaggctaagcctcctcTGGCACAGTCACTGACAACCCGCCACCGGATGCCTGGGCCGTGGTGGCCCCACCTctccctgtccctgctctgccccttcccgaGGCCCCCACTGCCCACTGCTGCCTGGCTGCAGTGATCCTCCCCTCCACTCCACTCCCCCTCTCTGGAGGTCCCCACTTGCCACAtccatccctcctctccttcacccctctcccccatgatACCCCACTGCTCACCACAACCCTCCTCACTCCTCTCGCCTGAGAGACACCCCCTGCCCATCACATCCCTCCTCACCCCCGCCCACCACTTGCCAtgtccctcctcaccccctccctcgcGAGAACCCTGCTGCCTGCCGCTTGCAACAGGTGGGGGGAGCACTTGGCACGGGAGAGGAGCGGAGAACTGGAGCAGCAGGGGCCTCAGGGTAAGTGGGGTTGTGGAGGAGATGCGGGACAAGGTAGGTATGTGGGGCTGCTCATGGAGGGGAGAGGCTACAAGAAATAAGAAGGAGGGACAAAAAAGGGACAGAGGTGCAGGTCCTAGCATCAATGAGGGGACACCCAACACAGAAGCCCAGACACTTGGAGGTGTCCAAGCAACTGAGCAGCACAAGAGACAGAAAGCTgtaattttcaaaggcacctaaagGAGTAAGGATTGCACAACACCCACTGAATCACTGTGGGAGTTCAGTGCTTAAAGCCCTTGAGCTCCTTTGAAAACTCCAGCCTGAAGTCATCTATTTTTGACAGAACACTTAAAAGCAGAGGTTGTGGCTAGATAACCTTTCTCCACACCCCACTCCTTGCCAATATActtcagccccactctgcaggAGCCCCTTTTGTGGGCAACAGGAGAACCCATTCTCCAAGGTCCAGGCTCCTGTCTGATTATCAACAAGAGAAGAAACTAATGAAATTTTTTTGCACAATCCCAAATCTCCTCTGGCTGCATGAATGAGGGGACCACCCTGAGGGCAGAAAATGGAGCACCAAACCTTCTTGTCAATGTCTCTCTGTGCTGTCGTCACAAGTAAaactggtttaattttttttgtcagatatgtttttcaatggaaaattcagttttcaaCCACATGGatctttttgcaaaaaatgtcTGCTATCTCTggaaaaccaaaaccccaaagcCCAACATTGTTTGTCTGAAAACTTTCAGGTGAAAGAAAAGTGAATCTCTCTTCTTCAGTgtctcatgggagctgtagtttgatTTCCTTGTGGTCACATTCTCCTTTATGGGCTGGACTCCCTAGCCAGACTACATCCCCCATGATAAATTGCAGCcatgggactcccatgatgcactacaaTGGCTCAGTAAGAAGGAATCCCATGGTACAGATGTTGTCCAGCCAGAGAACCtgtccatagaggagaatgggggttTGAAGCACATGAACTGCAACTCCCATGAGACATGGCAGTGGTATTTCCAAATAGAAATTTACATCTTCAGCTGAAAGTTGGGGGGATGGGTTGTTTGTCATaaagtcaaaattttctacagaaaaaaacatattttctacCCAGCCCCAGTCAAAAGGGACTCATTGCTCAGTGGATACAATGGGGAGATGGGTGGAAGTGTGCCTACCTCCCCtatggggggtgaggaggagctggagctggggtgtAAATAAGGCCAGCTGCAGGCCTCAGCCATGTCCTCCCCACTGGCCCCTTTTCCCTCCTCAGTCCTTTCCCCTGAGGTGTGGAGAGGTCAGCAGCCCGCTCCttgtaaagtcaaaatgaaaatgttgttaGTGTAAAAGCCTGAGGCTTACAGCTGATTGTAACACAGAAACTTCTGTGAGAAATTCTggtattttgaaatttgttttaatcTCAGATAGGGGTGAAAAGTAGAAATACAAACGTTCACAGAAGAAAAAGTTCTCAAAATCTTGATTGGGAAATGTCAAAACTAAAaatgctgttgttgtttttttaaccagaatGAAACTCTTTAACATGCCAATGAAAATTCTTTCATTTAgaaatgtcatctgcaaatgaaaaaaagtcattatgaattagaccaacttctgttggtggaaaagacaagctttcaagctacacagttCTTCTTCAGGTTGCTCAGaaacttgtctcttccaccaacagaagttggtacaataaaagatattacctcacccaccatgtctctttCATAGCCtaggaccaacacggctacaaaaCAGCAACGACAATAATCATTATGAATTGTCAGTTTGacttaaaatgacattttaagtcaaaatgcccatttaaaaaatttcaatttttttttaaatttggagttagcattttgaaatgaaaaaatcaCTGTTTTTATTCgtaaattacattttgaaattaaaaaaaattctttttaagtGGATAGTCCAAAATAGGAAATGGAAAAATTGCAATTAACTCttcctgggattttcaaagaggccaAAAGATAATTAGACTCCCACATTCTATCAAAAACTCATCGGGATTTGAGCACCtaagagtaaaattttcagaagtgcctgatttcagaggaacagccgtgttagtctgtattcgcaaaaagaaaaggagtacttgtggcaccttagagactactgAGTCTtccttgaaaatgggactttggatCCTGGGACACTTagatgctttaatttttttttccccagatttctttcaaattttaaaagttttcagccaaaatCAGAAAATGCAAAATGTCAGGTTCTAATCTTAACATGAACATAGGCTGGTCCTCATCCAAAGTCAGCCTGACCCATTACATAAGGTGGAGCATGGGAATACTTTATTCCAAGAGGACACTAAGAGTTCAGTGTGAGGAATTTGTTTTTCTTGGGAAAAAAATATCCTGCCTATCATTTTCCACAGAGAACTTTTTATCTCTTTGTTTCTTAGACTGTAAATGATTGGATTCATTAGTGGTGGCACCACACAATACAACACAGCAGCCGTCAGGTCCAGAGATGTTGAAGACATCGACCTGGGCCTCATGTACGTAAATGATGCTGTACtgataaataaacaaaaaacaatcagGTGTGGgatgcaggtggagaaggctttgtaCCTGCCCTGCTCAGAGGGGATTCTCATCACCGTGGAGAAGATGTGAATGTAGGACACAATTATCAATACAAAACAGACCACATCTGTAAGTGATCCAAGGGCAATCATGACTATTACATTAGCATGTGTATCAGAGCAAGAGATCTTTAGCAACTGTGGGATATCACAGAAAAACTGAGCGATAACATTGGACCCGCAGAAATGTAACCTAAAAGTATTAGCTGTGTGTAATACAGAGCAGATCATGCTGCTAATCCATGAACCAGCTGCCATCTGGGCACATGCACCTCTGTTCATAGTCACCCTGTAATGCAGAGGGCGGCAGATTGCAGTGTAGCGGTCATACGCCATCACCGTGAGAAAGGCCAGCTCTGCTACTGCAAAAATTACAACCAAAAAGACTTGGGTGACACATCCAGAGAAAGAGATGACTCTGTTGTTGGTTAGGGAGTCAGCCATGGACTTGGGGATGGTGACTGAGATGTAGCAGAGGTCTATGAAGGATAAGTTGCCCaggaaaaagtacatgggggtgtgaaggtggTGGTCGAGGGCTACCACTGTGATGATGAGAAGATTCCCCACCAGGGCTGCCAGATAAATCACTAGAAACATCAGGAATTGTAAAATCTGCTGTTCCCGTACGTCAGAGAATCCCAGGAGAAAGAACTGAGTTACAGTAGTTCTGTTGGACATTTCTTGTGTAGATGTACACTGCAGAAGGAAGGCCAATGGGAAATGGTCATGGAACGAGAAACAGAAGATAGATGGAGACTGGTTTTAGATATTATGCTGCAGGACATATCTTGCAGCTCAGGAAAATAACAAgactcctccttttcttctccatcaCTATGTATTTACAAGGTTTACAATACAGGTTCATGAGGCGCAATTTTAATGGCATCTTCTTATTCAACAGACCTGCTGCTTGTGTTTATTTTAAGCCCTGTCTGGTCACTTTTCTGACTAAGTTCTTGGTTCACAAAGGGGCTTAGGCCCCTAAATGCCATTTTAGGCACCTCAGTCCAACATTTATGCCCCACGGACAGTCacaaaacccccactcagctgctgccttaCCCCATAGATGGCCAGATTGtttaaggtatttaggcattgggtgaaattttcaaaagtatcaaGATGCCTAAAattcattgattccaatgggTGTTAGGCACCCAGGTGTGTTTCAAAATCCCACtgggtgcttaaatacctttaaaccTCTGGGCCTGGGTCCCTAACTTACCACTGGTAAAGTGCTGTAGGTGCCTAAAAGCCTGCCAGGTTAACTGTCTAAGCACCCAGACTCATGCCTAACCCCAGCAGGATCCTCAAATTGGGTGTTATTCTGCCTACCAGGGAGGCCCGATCCAGTAGGCACTCTCAGAGCACGCCTGAGCCCACCCAGAATGAAAGTCAGGCCTCTCCTTATGgcatttagcccagtggttagagctctcTTGGGAAAACTTGGGTTCGATCCCcccttctctccactgtggaaaagGCACTTGAGTCTCCCACTGTGCAGGAGAAGTCCTTAGCCACTGGTGGCTGGGGTATTCTGGGCAGGGTGTCCTCAGTCtgttctgttgaagctgttccactgtgtataaacaattaaatatgcATTGGGCCAGACATACAGAGAGTGAGGACCGCGCCATAGACTAGTGATTAGGGCTCTTACCAGTTGCATCGTGTGGTAACTCAAGTGAATTTAAACAAAGGTGAGATATGATAAGACTGGGATACTGAAATAATGGAGAGGATACAGTAGTatttcagagtgatctggattgcttggtaagctgggcacaagcaaacaatatacattttaatatgactaaatataaatgtatgcatccaggaacaaagaatgta
It encodes the following:
- the LOC140897486 gene encoding olfactory receptor 14A16-like produces the protein MSNRTTVTQFFLLGFSDVREQQILQFLMFLVIYLAALVGNLLIITVVALDHHLHTPMYFFLGNLSFIDLCYISVTIPKSMADSLTNNRVISFSGCVTQVFLVVIFAVAELAFLTVMAYDRYTAICRPLHYRVTMNRGACAQMAAGSWISSMICSVLHTANTFRLHFCGSNVIAQFFCDIPQLLKISCSDTHANVIVMIALGSLTDVVCFVLIIVSYIHIFSTVMRIPSEQGRYKAFSTCIPHLIVFCLFISTASFTYMRPRSMSSTSLDLTAAVLYCVVPPLMNPIIYSLRNKEIKSSLWKMIGRKWSPTVQSSEGSISQI